Part of the Musa acuminata AAA Group cultivar baxijiao chromosome BXJ3-10, Cavendish_Baxijiao_AAA, whole genome shotgun sequence genome, GTTTTCCAAGAAGCTAATCCTAGTTGTGCATTTATTTTCTTCTGATGTGATGGAAGTTTGTACCAATATGTGATTTGTTGCATGTTCTGCAATCTTAAAGACCATGTGCAATTGTTATCCTATAATATTGTTTGCTATATCGCACTGAAGATTTTGACCTCATCTTTAGGAGCTTGCAAAGCAGcctttctcttttgtaatttttttagaCAAGCTATGGTTGAGCTTTATCAGTTCCTGTTTAGTTGATTTTTCTTTTGTATGCAACTTCTGCCTTTGCTTATGTTCTTTCCTTGGATGCAGACAAAATGCTAGGAAACTCCGAGGCATCCCAAGGATGCCCCAAAGTTACCTCTTACTCTAACTCTCAAGAAAGTGGGGATGTTGTTCAACAGATTTCTGTGCCAAAGAATGCACCTGTTCATGATCCTATAAAAGCAAATAACTCGATGATCTGGGATCGTAATGCAGTACTAAATCAAGGTTATAGTGGACCTTTCTACAGACAAGAACCATATGCTCTGCCATATCTCCATACTGATTTTGTAATGCGGCAGCAAGTCCAACTGAATGCCTTTGATAGCAATCTTTATCCTATAAACTATTATTCATTTCCTGTTGGAAACAGATTTAGTTATATGCCACCAGTCAACATGTTTTCACAATCGCACCCACAAAAATATCAAATTCAAGAATTCCAGTACTTTGTAGTTATTGACTTCGAGGCCACATGTGACAAAGACAAGAATCCACATCCACAAGAGATCATTGAGTTCCCATCCGTGTTAGTCAACAGTGCAACTGGTCAACTAGAAGCTGTTTTTCAGACATATGTGCGGCCTGCATATCACCAACATCTTAGTGATTTCTGCAAGGAGCTCACTGGGATCCAGCAAATTCAGGTCATCACACATTTCAACCCCTACCCTCTTCCTtagttttgttttttctttcttcttgtgtTCCTTAACATAGGGCTACACATTGAAAGTCTTGACTATTCTATTCAGTtgtatacatacatgcatatatggaAAACCATTTCTATGAAATGCTATTCAGTAGTGTGATTGTTGGTTGCACTGTTTTTTGACAAAGAGAAAGCAAAAATGTGCAGGAATGCTACTTGTGGAATCAAACCTTTGGATTGGACTCATCAAGGCCAACAAAATAGTGCTTCTTTGTATATTTCAGAATTTAATGCAATGTTGTAAAAGCCTAAAAGGAATAGATAATTTCTTTCTAGGCATAGTTTAATTTGAAAAAAAACAGTAATAAGGTAAAGCATTAATTTGCACAGCGCGCTAAAATGGCTTAATTGCTGACTTCACCAATTGTGAAATCATTGTTCTGTCTTTCAAAACTAAGGGTATTTGTAGGTTATAAGGCTATAACTAATTTGTAACCATTTGCCAGTagtctttttctttcttcagGCTAGAGTTTGTCAATTTTCTTACAGTATGTCTTTTgtaaacagtgatttaaaaagcgctagacgccaaaaggcgtcaaggtccaaaaacgcccgaggcgctaggcgctcgcccgagcgaagcgaggcactaaaatataaaaatatataatataattaataaatataattatttaaaattttaaataaaaatatgctattaaattaagaaaatctattaacaatattgaaaattaatcatttcaaataaacttaatattaacagtatactgtatactgagcctgctgactgagaaacaaggaagcagcggcgagcaacggcagcggcagcaacggcggcagcgggaaagggagcgggagcgacgagcagcgggaggcgcgagcggcgacagcgacagcgtttgcgagcagtggcagcgggagcaggagcaggagcggcgagcaacaggaggcgcgagcagcgacagaggcagcgtttgcgaactgcgacagcggcagcgggagcaggagcgacgagcagcgggaggcgcgagtggcGATAGAGGCAGCGTTTACGAGTAGTGACAACGGCGAGCggtgacagaggcagcgtttgcgagcagcgacagcggcgagtagcgagatcgggatcgggagtggcagcggcagcgggttagggttgggtaagggttatatcgatttagttggttcgattgaaccaactaaccaaccgaaccaggaccgaaccagacctaaaatcttgaTTCGATcgtcttggtttacccaggcactcgcccgaagcgcacagcgcctgggctcgggcgagcgcccaggtggcgcctgtttgaagcgcgccgcctgggagattagcgaggcgctcgggccttgcctcgcctcgcccaagcgcctaggtgagcgcccgagcgcctttttcaatcactgttTGTGAAGAGGTCTAAAGTTGTTAAGCTGTTATTTTGTCATGGATGATTAAATGAATTTGTTGTCTAGAATTTTCTTTAATTTCTTTGGCCCTAAATTTTTTCTCTCCATAGAGAATCAAATTTGAGGGTGAGTCTTAGTGTAACAAGAAGATTGTTTCTTTATGACCTGAGTGACAAAGTTTTTGCAGCTGACAAAGTCTTAGTTTGCAGTGATCTGACAAAGTCTTAGTTTCCTTGGTTTCCCATGCTGTAGAAACTTGGTTCCTTTGATTCCTTGGGTTGCAAAAGGAATGGTTGGTAAATTAGCTTTGGTGTGTGCATGAGATTTATAGAAGAAAGGGTTTTGTTTTGTAATGCTTCTTTTATAAAATCTTGATGCCTTATCTCATTACCACTCAACTGGAGTTGCCTTCtaataataactcatcaaatgaaccTGGAACTTGTTGATGTGTTGTAACATGGTCAAAGTACTGTATTGGTGTTCACATCTGATTCTATATCTCAATTTATTTGAGTACTACGACTTATGAGATAGCAGGAAGGGGGTGTTGGGAATTGGTGCAAAAGACTTGTTGGAATGCTAAAATGGAATTTTccttggaaaagaaaaaaatgatggtCACGCATCATCTACCATTGCCGGGTGATCTATGTGAAGGATAAGTTGAGCTATAGCCAATGATTGGACTAGATACATCTAGGAAAATTTTTATTCAATGGTTCATTTTTCCACCTTTACGAGGGCAACCTGCTTTCTATCTGGCTTAACCTTTTTAAATATGCTGTTATGGTTTAATTTGTACATCAATCCAGTTTGCACGTATATCAAAAACCTTGTCAGAATTGTCCTTGCCCTCCATTGGCATTGATTTGATAAGTTGAATTAAGATTCTTGGTTTAGCAAGATCCAGAACTCTATGGAATAATCTTGACACCTTGGTCTGTTGGCAAAGCATGATCGACACCGACTACCAACTAGTAGTGAGTCCCAAACGTGGCTTTTCTTTCATCTATAACTGGTTCAATATATGAAGAATAGATACCATCGAGTGCATTCTGATGTCTGTGGTTATGACAATTCTTTCTTTGgttatataattttaatgtttaattTATTCTCCTGGTCTGTATTGCTTATCGTGTATGATGGGCCTAATTTGTCATAATTCATGGTCCAAAGATCACTATGTTAATGTCCAAAAGTAGCTTTTGTTTTACTATTTTCAAATGCAAGTCGTTTGCAGACCATTAATAAAATGAACTTTGAGGGAAAAGTGCTActtgaaatcatatttccaattaaTGAGGTTGCTTAATAGTACATTGATATGAAGGTATTTAACTTCTCCTTTTATGAACTTCCAGGTAGACAGAGGTGTTCTTCTAAGTGAAGCTCTGTTGATGCATGATAAATGGTTAGAAAAGAGAGGAATCAAGCATAACAGCTTTGTTGTAGTGACATGGTCTAACTGGGATTGTCGTGTTATGTTAGAatctgaatgcagatttaaaAAGATTAGGAAGCCTCCCTATTTTAACAGGTAACCTTTTTCATGCCTTTCAATGGTTCACAAAATGTTCTTTATAGGTGGAACAGTACACTTCCTGGCAATTAATTGTGTTTCATTTGTGACCAATACTTGTGCTAGACTGAAATTAAATTTTGTTCATCAAGAACATTTTGTGCTACCATGATTCTGCTGGCAGAACTTCTACTACAAACTTGTCAGCCTCCTCTTTCTGTCAAAACTAATTAGACTTCAGTTCCTTGATCCAAGGATGTTGCTCTTGGTTCTACACAGACAGAAGTAAGAAATGATGCCAGTTGACCTTTTGATATCCTAGTTGTCATCATTGTATTTAGTTGACAACCCAGATGTAGGAGATTTGTAGTCTTGTTTTAAGAGTTACTTGATAAATCTGTTTTGAACAAGTTCATAATGTCTTTATTTCATGTCTTAATTCACTGGTTAATGAAGATATATCTCTGTCAACATATTCTGAGTTCAATTTGCTTTTCATAATTGGGCAGGTGGATCAACTTAAAGGTTCCATTCCAGGAAATGTTTCAAGGTGTCCGCTGCAATCTCAAGGAGGCCATCCAGCTTGCTGGATTGACATGGGAGGGTCGTGCACATTGCGGCCTTGATGATGCCCGTAACACCGCCCGCCTCCTTGTTCATCTGATGGATATGGGCTTCAAGTTCTCTATTACTG contains:
- the LOC135651704 gene encoding uncharacterized protein LOC135651704, which codes for MIHRPAEDKMLGNSEASQGCPKVTSYSNSQESGDVVQQISVPKNAPVHDPIKANNSMIWDRNAVLNQGYSGPFYRQEPYALPYLHTDFVMRQQVQLNAFDSNLYPINYYSFPVGNRFSYMPPVNMFSQSHPQKYQIQEFQYFVVIDFEATCDKDKNPHPQEIIEFPSVLVNSATGQLEAVFQTYVRPAYHQHLSDFCKELTGIQQIQVDRGVLLSEALLMHDKWLEKRGIKHNSFVVVTWSNWDCRVMLESECRFKKIRKPPYFNRWINLKVPFQEMFQGVRCNLKEAIQLAGLTWEGRAHCGLDDARNTARLLVHLMDMGFKFSITDSLTSQAVEFPIKYEPFRDLLLDQNHYTSKSKELVGAPVQFHPFVDPNGKERQTCCYCGVLSSKCVVRKPGPTQGRCFFGCGNWTAARYAVCSYFAWASP